The DNA window CAACATCGGATGGCGGCTCGCCTTCGGCATCGGCGCCATCCTCGGGATCTTCGTGCTGCTCGTCCGGCGCAACGTCCCGGAGAGCCCGCGCTGGTTGTTCATCCACGGCCGCGACGACGAGGCGGAGCAGATCGTCGGCGAGATCGAAGAGGCGGTCCGGCAGGAGACCGGCCAACCCCTGCCCGAACCGCAGGGCAAGGCGCTGCGGATCCGCCAGCGCACGGCGATCTCGTTCCGGGAGATCGCCGCCGTGGCGTTCAAGCTCTACCCGCGGCGCGCGGTGCTCGGACTGGCGCTGTTCATCGGGCAGGCGTTCCTCTACAACGGCGTCACGTTCAACCTCGGCACGCTGCTCAGCCAGTTCTACGCCGTGCCGTCCGGAATGGTGCCGGTGTTCTTCGTGCTGTGGGCGCTGAGCAATTTCGTCGGCCCGCTGGTCCTCGGGCATCTGTTCGACACCGTCGGCCGCAAACCGATGATCACGCTGACTTACATCGGTTCCGGCGTCGCGGTGGTGGCGCTGGCGGTGGTGTTCCTCACCCAGGCCGGCGGTGTGTGGGCCTTCATCGGCGTGCTGATCGTCGCGTTCTTCCTGGCGTCGGCGGGCGCCAGCGCGGCGTACCTGACGGTCAGCGAGATCTTCCCGATGGAGACCAGGGCGCTGGCGATCGCGTTCTTCTACGCGATGGGCACGGCGATCGGCGGCATCACCGGCCCGCTGCTGTTCGGTCAGCTGATCAACTCGGGCATGCGCAGCGAGGTCGTCTGGTCGTTCCTCATCGGCGCGGTCGTGATGGCCGCGGCCGGCCTGGTCGAACTGTGGCTCGGCATCGCCGCCGAGCAGCGTCCGCTGGAGGAGCTGGCGTTGCCGCTGACCGTGGAAGACGCTGAGCGTCAAGAAGATTCGGAACCGGTATCGGACTAGGCCGGCCGGATCAGCCGTACGCATCCCACCACGTGTGCAGGTCTTCGACCGTGGCCGGATCCCCGGTGACGTCGCTGAGCATGAGTCTCGCGTCGTTGGACCAGATCACGTTCGGGTGGTTGTTGTAGCTGCCGCACGCGATCAGGCCGGCCATGTTGTTGGGGGTCTCGTCGTAGTGCCAGCTGACGGGTGAGCGTCCCTCGCCGGGGCAGTTCACCAGGCTGACGTTGCCGACGTCGTCGGAGAAGGCCGTCTTCAGCCGGTCGGGCGTTCCGAACAGTCCGTAGGTGGCCCGGGTCGGGCCGCCGGGCTGGGTGTTCTGTCCGCAGGTCACCATGGCCACCGCGTGCACCCAGACGCTGCCCGATTCGGGAGTGGCCGGCGTGCAGGTGCCGGGCAGGTAACCCGGCGGGAGCAGGCTGATCAGCCGCGCCTGGTCGCCGGTGGGGGCGGCGGTGGACGGTGGCGCGGTCTTGCCCGAACCGGTCCGGTGCGGCGGCTGGCTGGTCGGTTTGAGCACCAGCCAGACGCCGACGGCAGCGATCGCGACGGTGACGACGGCCGCAGCGGCCACCATCGGCCACCGGGTGCGCTTGCGTCGCGGCGGCGCGGGCGGGCTGATCGGGATGTCGGCGTCCGCGGTGTCGCTGCGTTCCAGGATCGTGTCGGCGCGCTCGCGCTCGGGGCTGGTCAGCGCCTTGTGCGCGGCGTCCGCCAGGGCCCCGGCGGTGGCGTAGCGCTCGCCGGGGTCTTTGGCCATCCCCGCCGCGATCACCGCGTCGAAGGCCCGGCTCACGCCGTGCGCGCTGGGTTTGGGGATGGGCTGCATCATGTGCGCGGTCACTAGCGCGCCGGTGCTGTCGGCGCCGTACGGCGGGATCCCGGTCAGGCATTCGTAGAGCACACAGGCCAGCGCGTACACATCGGCGCGGGAAGTCACCTCGTCACTCGAAAAGCGTTCGGGCGCCATGTATTTCAAGGTTCCCACCGCGGTGCCCAATTGGGTGAGTTTCTCGTCGGTCTTGGCGCTGGCGATACCAAAGTCCACCAGATAGGCGAAGTCGTCGCCGGTGATCAGGATGTTCTGCGGCTTGACGTCACGATGTGTCACCCCGGCGGCGTGCGCGGCGTCCAGAGCCGACGCGACCTGGTGGATGATGGCCACCGCCCGCGGCGCGGGCAGCGGTCCCTCCCGTTCGAGCAAGCTGTCCAAATCGACACCCTCGATGAGGCGCATCTCCAGGAACAGTTGGCCGTCGATTTCGCCGTAGTCGTGGATCGGCACCACGTGCGGCTCCAGCAGCCTGCCGGTGATGCGGGCCTCGCGCTCCATTCGCTTGCGGAACACCGGATCCTGGCTGAACGTGTGCGACATCAGCTTCACCGCGACGGTCCACTGCTTAACGGTGTGCTCGGCTTCGTAGACCTCGCCCATTCCGCCGCGGCCGAGCAGCCGCTTCAGCAGGTACGGCCCGAACATCGTCCCCGACCGCGACCCCTGCGCGTCGCTCATCGCTGACTCCAATCAACTCACAACGCCAGGCGGTTCCGTCCACCGATCGCCGCAGGAAAAGTACAACATCCCCTCGGCGGCGGCGGACCGTGTGTTATCCGGTGAGTTTCGTCAGCCAGGCCGGGTTCTGGTAGTTCACGGCCGTGCTGCCGTCCCACACGAACGGGGTGGAGTTGGCGTTGTCCGCCGACAGCGTCGAGTAGCCGTTCGCCGCTTTGGTTTTCGCCGTGCCGAGATCATCGCCGGACTTGATGCAGGTGATGACGCCGGCGTCGGCGCCGAGCGTCTTGGCCAATTGCGCGAGCTCGCCGTCGGTGCGGTCCTCGGCGGCGCCCTCTTGTGGCTGAAAGTTGCTGGCGAACAAGCCGGCATAGAAGGCGGCGTAGAGCTTGGGGTCGTTCTGCGCGGCGACGCAGTAAGTGGCCGCCACCGCGCGGGTCGAGTAGTCCTGGCTGTGCGACTTGTCGTCGAGGAAGTTGAGCAGGTGATAGCGCACGGCGAGCTTCTTGTTGTTCACCGCGGTGTCGATGTCCGCGGCATTCGACCTGATGAAGCTGCCGCACGGCGGGCAGATGGGTTCGTTGAAGAGGTCGATCGTGGTCTGGGCCGCCGAACTGCCCACGAACACACCGTCGTCGAGGACCCGCAGCGCGACCGCGTCCGGCGGCGGCGGAGGCGGGACCGGTGCCGGCCGGGACTTCGATTCCCAGGGGCGGATGACGCCGAGGATCACCCCGATGAGGGCCACCGTGAGGGTGGCGGCGACACCGACCCAGAGCCAGGGCTTGCGGCTGGCGCGCGACAGCTGGCCCCAGGGCGGGGTCGCCGCGCCAGCGGCGTTCGTCCAGACCGGCGGGCGGCTCCACGCCGTCGGCTGTAACCCCGGTGCGCCGGAAGCCAACAGCGCACCCGGCGGCGTGGGCCAGGGACCGACCGGCTGTTGTTGCGGCGCGGGCGGAGCGGGCGCGAACCCGCCGACGGACTGGCCGCCCGCCGCCTGGCCGCCGACCGCCTGGCCGGCGAACGCGGCTGGCGGCGCTGCCACTTGACTGCGCTCCAGGATGTCGGTGGCCCGGTCTTGATCGGGCGCGGCCAGCGCCCCGTAGGCCGCGGCCGACAGGTCACCGCAGGTGAGGAAGCGGTCCGCGGGGTCCTTGGCCATGCCGCGGGCGATGACCCCGTCGAAGGCCGCCGGGATGCTGGGCCGCGCCGCGCTCGGGCGCGGGATCGGCTGGCGCACGTGCGCGCCCATCACGCTCAGTTGGTCGCCCGTGTAGGGCGGCGAGCCGGTCAGGCACTCGTACAGCACACAGGCCAGAGCGTAGATGTCGGCCTGGGCCGTTATTTCGGAGTCGCCGAACCGCTCCGGGGCCATGTATTTGGCGGTGCCGACGGTGGTGCCGATTTGGGTGAGTTTTTCGTCGGAAGTCGCGCTGGCGATGCCGAAATCGACCAGGTAGGCGAAGTCGTCGGCGCTCACCAAAATGTTCTCCGGCTTCACGTCGCGATGCAGGATCCCGGCCGCGTGCGCGGCATCGAGCGCCGAACCGATCTGGCGGACAATCGCTATCGCCCGCGGCGGGGATATCGGTCCGAAGCGTTTCAGCATGCTGGCCAGGTCTTTGCCGTCGATCAGCCGCATGTCGACGTAGAGCTGGCCGTCGATCTCACCGAAGTCGTGGATGGGCACGACGTGCGGCTCATGCAGCCGCCCGGCGGTGCGGGCCTCGCGCTGCATCCGCGAGCGGAATACCGGATCGTTGGACAGGGTCCGCGACATCAGTTTCAGGGCCACGATGCGCTCGCGCACCGTGTCCTCGGCCTCGTAGACGTCGCCCATGCCGCCGCGACCGACCAGCCGCTGCAGCCGATACGGCCCGAATTGCGTACCCTCCCGCGAATCCGCGGTCGCGTCACCCATCCAAGACTCCTCACCGCCAGCCGTGCTCCGCAAACCGCCGACCGGCGTCCTCGGGCACCCGGCCAATGCCGGCGCCGAATCCGTGTTCACGGTGGCATGCAGGCATAAGGCTAAGGTTTTCGCGACCGCGAGGCACGGCGAATAGCGAAAGCCAGCTAATTCGACGGCGCGCGATTAATGGTTGTCGTCATCACCGGTGGCGCGTTCGGTGAGCCCTTCTCGGGACAGCGCCCGGACGAATCCGTAAGCCTGCATTCCGGACGGGCCGGGATTGTCGAAAATCCATTCGTTGATCTTTTCCAGCGCGTTGGCCAGGTCGTCGCGCTTGACCCGCACCAGGTAGGTCTTTCGGTCGTCGTCGGGATCCTCGATGGAATCGGCGACCGCAACGGGATTCCTGAACGCATAGGCGATCCCATGCACCGCATCGTGGTTCAGCGCCCATTGAATTTCGCTGGGACGCAATCGGTTCACCGCCAGATTACGGAAGTCATGGTCGTCGTCTGAACTGCTCACCTGGCCGGTGATCCTTTTCTGTGTGCATCGAGGAAGTGGACAGCGATCAACTGAAGGTGACGTCACCGGGGGCGATCGGATCGAATGTCAAACCGGGCATTTTCATCATAGGAAGACGCGCCGTCGGCTGCATGTCGAGCGCCGTCCGCGCACTACCGCGAGCCTGTGCGGGCTCAACGGCGGTACTTCAAATACAGATAGCCGTCGCACACCAACGCGTGATCGAGGTGCATGGCGACGGGGGCGGCCAGCGGGGCCGGGGGCCGGTAGCCCACCGGTTGACTGGCCGCGAGTTTGGGCGCGATCGTCACGCACAGCTCGGTGACGGCGTCGGCTTGCACCAGCTCGTCGAGCAGCGTCGGTCCGCCTTCGCACAGGATGCGCTGCATGCCGAGTTCGCGCAGCATCGCGACGGCGCGCGAGACGTCCACCGAGTCGTCCCCGGCGACCAGGATGTGTCGCCGGTCGTCGTTGCGGTCGTGTCGCGCCGCGGTTCGTGCGCAGGTCACCAGGATCGGCGGCTGCTCGGGTTTGCCGAACAGCCGGTCCGGTAGCTCACCGCTACGGCTCACCACGGCGATCGGCGGTGGTTCGGCTCGGCCTTCGTGGTGGCGTCTGGCCCCCGCCGCATCGCTGAGCACGACCGGGCCGTAGTTCTCGGCGCGCGCGGTGCCGGCGCCGACCAGCACGACGTCGGCAAGGCCGCGCAGGATTTTCAGGAGCCGTTGATCGGTGGGGCACGACAGCGGACCGGCGCGGCCGCCGAACGCGGCGGCACCGTCGGCGCTGAAGATCATGTTGGCGCGCACGCCATCCGGGGGATCGGCGTAGAAGGGTGCGAGTTCGATGATGCTGGGGACGGCGCTGATCCGGGGCGGTTCGTTCACGCGCTAGGCCTCGTGGCCGGGCTGCAGCTGGCGGACGTCGCCGAAGGACACCCAGGTTTCCAGTTCCTTCGGCGGACTGCCGCCCACGGGTGCGAGCAGGTGCCCGACGTGGTCACCCAGCGAGAAGCGTTCGAGGATCTCGCCGACGAACCATGCGGCGGCATCGTCGAGGATGGGCATCTGTTCGGGCCCGCGATGCCAGGAACAGCGGTCGAACTTGTTGACCGTGTCGCTGGTTTGGCTGCCGAAAAGCTCCACCACGTCGAGGTGTTCGTGGTCGAACACGTGCACGGCCAGGTGGGTGGCGTCGCGGGCGATCCGGAAGGTGTGGTTGCGCCGGGACAGCCCGACGAGGAATCGGGACGGATGGATGCTGGTCTGGCTGGCGAAACCCACCAGGCAGCCGGCCGGGGTGCCGTGGGCCTGCGTGGTGACGACGTACATCGGATAGTTGAGCAGCGACACCAGCTTGTCGAAGGCGTCGGTTCCCGGGTCGGACATCCGGTCAGTCTTCCCCGTCAGGGCTTGGTGGAATCGTGTTCCCGTGATTTTGGCGCACGCGCCGACTTGGTGAGCAGGGCATCGAGTGAGAGGGTGCCGCCCCCGACGATCACCAGGAACAGGCAGCCGCACAGCTGAGCCAGGTCCACCCGCGCTTCGTGAATGAAATTCCACCAGCCGTGCTCGCCACGGAAGAGCGGGGCGTCGCCCCAGAAGATGGGCAGCTTGGTGATCAACAGGCGCCGACCATGTCGACGATCATGGGCAACGTGGCAAGGCGGGTCAGCAGGCCCAGTAAAATCAAAGTGCCGCAGGCGATTTCAATTACCCCATCGAAAGAGCCGAAGAACCCTGCTGCGGGTATCCCCGCTTTCTCGAATCGCCCGGTGCCCAGCGAGGCCGGACGGAGAAATTTGAGGATGCCCTCGCACGCGAAAACCACTCCCACATAGAGACGAATCAGCGCCACCGCGGCCGGCGCTCGCGTAGCGAGCGTCGAAATCATCCGGGCGGCGAGTGTTCGCATGCGACTTTCCTTCGGCTATCCCTGCGATCGATCCTTCATGGCCCGCCGAATCAGGTAGGCGGCGACGCCGATGCCCAGCACCGCCGCACCGGACAGCACCGAGGGCAGCGGCATCGCGAATGCCAGCAGCACGCAGCCGAGCAGCCCGATCACCGGGATGGCCCGGTGCGGGCGCCCTTCGTCGGGGCCCAGGGTGAACGCGGAGGCGTTGGCGATGGCGTAGTAGATCAGCACGGCGAAGGAGGAAAACCCGATGGCGCCGCGAAGGTCGGTGGTGGCGGCCAGGATGGCGACGCAGACGCCGATCAGCAGCTCGGCACGGTGGGGCACCTGGAACCGTGGGTGCACGGCCGCCAGCGCGTGGGGGAGATGGCGGTCTCGCGCCATGGCCAGCGTGGTGCGCGAGACGCCGAGGATCAGGGCGAGCAGGGAGCCCACCGCCGCGACCACCGCGCCCACCTGGACGGCGGGGACCAGCCAGGCCGCTCCCGCCGCGCGGGCCGTGTCCACGAGCGGGGCGGCGCTGCGGGCGAGGCGGGCCGGCCCGAGCACCGAAAGGGCTGCCACGGCCACCAGTGCGTAGATGGCCAGGGTGATGGTGAGGGCCAACGGTATCGCCCGTGGAATGGTGCGGGACGGGTCACGCACCTCCTCGCCCAGCGTGGCGATGCGCGCATAGCCGGCGAAGGCGAAGAACAGCAGACCCGCGGCCTGGACGACACCGCCGATGGTCGCGCCGGTCGGGCGGAGCGAATCGGTGCCGGCCGCCGTGGAGGTGAATGCGGCGACGATCACCGCGGCCAGCACGGCCAGCACCGCGGCGACGATGATGCGGGTCAGCCAGGCCGACTTCCGCACGCCGGCGTAGTTCACCGCCGTGAGCGCGACCACCGCCGCGACGGCCACCGCGTGCGCCTGCGCCGGCCAGGCGTAGTAGCCGATGGTCAGGGCCATCGCCGCGCACGACGCGGTCTTGCCGACGACGAAGCCCCACCCGGCCAGGTATCCCCAGAAGTCGCCCAACCGCTTTCGGCCATAGACGTAGGTGCCGCCCGATGCGGGGTAGCGCGCCGCCAGTCGCGCGGAGGACGTGGCGTTGCAGTAGGCGACCACCGCCGCCAGCGCCAGGCCAAGCAGCAGTCCCGAGCCGGCGGCATGCGCGGCGGGTCCCAGCGCCGCGAAAATCCCCGCCCCGATCATCGAGCCGAGCCCGATCACCACCGCATCGAAAACCCCGAGACTGCGGCGCAATTCGTCGCCGCCGGCCGGGGTGTGGATCGGGGTGCTTTCGGACACTTTCGTCTCCTGGCATGTCGGATAGGCGTGGTGTCACCCTGCGCAGCGCCTAACCTATCAAACCCATTTGATGTATTCTGCGGAACTATGCCGGCAGCAGGTCGCGCGGCCGTCCCGCCGCTGATGCAGATAGCGTCGCATCCACTGCGGTGGGCGCTGCTGATGGAGCTGTCATCCGGGGACCACCGGGTGCGGGAACTGGCCGCCGCCGTCGGGGAGCCGCAGAACCTGGTCTCGTATCACCTGCGACTGTTACGTTCGGCCGGACTCGTCGACGCGCGGCGCAGCAACTTCGACGGCCGCGACACCTATTACCGGTTGGACCTGGCGAAGTGCGCCAAGGCATTCGGCGAGGCCGCCGCCGCGTTGCATCCGGCGCTGGCGCCCGCGCCGACCGCGCAGCCGGCTGCGCGGTCGGTGTTGTTCTTGTGCACCGGCAACAGCGCGCGCTCACCCATGGCCGCGGCGCTGCTGAAGCAACGGGGGCAGGGCCGCATTCGAACGGCGAGCGCGGGCAGCCATCCGAAAGCCGAGCTGCACGCCAGCGCTCTGCGGGTCATGCGCGACGAATACGGCATCGATCTCGGCGGCACCCGGCCCCAGCCGTTGGCCGCGGTTTCCCGGCACCGCTTCGACTGCGTGATCACGTTGTGCGACAAGGTGCGCGAGTACGCGCGCGACCACGATCTGGCTACCACAACGCATTGGAGCGTGCCCGACCCGTCGAACGCCGGTTTCCCCGAATTCCGGCGTGTAGCAAGCGAATTGAGCCACCGCGTCGACTTCTTCCTGCCCCTGCTGGCCACCCGCGCGGGCGGGCGGTGACCATGGCCCTCAACCGGCGTCAGTTCTGCACATGGGCCGCATTGACGGCGGTGACGGGAAGCGCCGCTGCCGGGGCGGGGGCCGCCTGTTCGCGCCCCTCGGCGTCCGGCCCACCCGGCGGCAAAGCCGATTACACGCTGCGAATCGGCTCGGGGAAGGTCGAATTGGCCCCGGACCGGATCGTGTCGACCCTGACCTACAACGGGCAATTTCCGGGCCCGCTGCTGCGGTTCACGGAGGGCCGGCGCACCTGGGTCGACGTCTTCAACGACACCGACGCCCCGGAACAGTTGCATTGGCACGGCCAGCATGTCGGTGTGGACGTCGACGGCGCCGCCGAGGAGGGGACCCCCTACATCCCCGCACACGGCATGCGCAGGATTTCCTTCGTCCCCGGCCCGGCGGGCTTCCGCTTCTATCACACCCACGTCGTCCCGCGCGCGGATCTGTCCCGTGGCCAGTACAGCGGTCTGGTGGGCCCGGTCTACATCGAGCCCGCCGAGAACGCGGGCGCTTACGACCAGGAAGTCTTCTTGACGCTCAAGGAATTTGAGCCCAAGTTCAGCCGTGGGGGCGACATGGCCGGCGATTTTCTGGCCGGTGAGCAGGAGCAAGATCTCAAGGAGAGAGGCGAGTCGTCCATGGCCGCCTCGCTGCGTCGTGGTGACTCGCCCGGCAACGAGGTCGGATACGGGGCCTTCGCGATCAACGGACGCATGCTGGGCCACGGCGATCCCCTTCGCGTGCGCACCGGTCAGCGAGTGCTGCTGCACGTGCTCAACGGCAGCGCCACCGAAACACGCAGTCTGGCCCTGCCCGGGCACACTTTCGACGTCGTCGCGCTGGACGGCAACCCGGTGCCCACGCGTGCCACCGTGCCTGTGTTGTGGCTCGGCGCCGGCGAACGGATCTCGGCTGTCGTGAACATGACCAATCCGGGTGTCTGGGTTTTGGGCGATCTGTCCGACGATGACCGCGGCCGCGGAATGGGGATGGTCGTCGAATACGCCGGGCGCACAGGCGATCCGCAATGGGCGCCGTCCCCACCGTTCGCCTGGGACTACCGGCCGTTCGGCGCCTCCGGGCCGGCGGGGGTGGCACCGCCCGATCACACCATCGACCTGTTGATCGAGAAACGCAACGCCGCCGACAACGGTTTCAACGTCTGGACGATCAACGGCGCGCCGTTCGCGATGGACACCAACAAGCCCGTGCTCGATATCGAGCGCGGCAAGCGCTACCGGCTGCGGTTCCGCAACGCCAGCGACGACCTGCACCCCATGCACCTGCACCGGCACACGTTCGAGATCACCCGGTTCGCCGGGACGCCCACCGCCGGCATCCGCAAGGACGTCGCCATGCTCGGCGGGTACCAAAGCATGGAGGTCGATTTCGTCGCCGACCAAGGCGGCCTTTCGCTGCTGCACTGCCATCAACAGATCCACATGGATTACGGGCTCATGCTGCTGCTTAACAGCCGCTGATCCGAAGAGGTCCCCCCTTACCCCAGCGGGTTGTTGTGGCGCACCCCCCGATACATGCCCCAACGCACGATCCACGGCATCACCACGCGTTCGACCGACCAGGACGGGAAGCGGAAGGCATGGCCGGTGGGCAGGAAGACTTCCAGCCCATTGGGCTGTATACCCACTAACGAACCCCACCGCCGCGTCGGCGCCTTGTACGCGCGCAACGGCCGGCCGGCGAAGTCGGCGAGGACGTTACGGGCCACCAGGGCGTCGCCCCGGTTACGGGCCGAGCTGCGCAACGGATCGGTCGCCGCGACGTCGCCGACCGCGAACACACCCAGGTGACCGGGCACCCGCAGCTCCGGAGTGACGCGCACAAATCCGCGCTCGTCGAGCAACTCCGGCGGCAGCCACTCGGTGTTGGGCCGCACCCGCCCGATCGCCCAGAGCACGGCGTCGGCGTCGGCTTGCGGTTGGCCGGTGCTCCATCGGACCGGTTCGCTGGTGAGTTCGTCGCCGGTGAAGTCCTCTGCGAGCACGGCGCGGTGTCCGGGGTGCAGGCCGACGCCCAGTTCGGACAGTCGAGCACGGATCCGCTGCCATATCCGCGGATGGTGCCCCTCGAGGGCGGACTCGCCGGGGAAGTACAGGTCAATTTGCTTGTCCGGCCAGGTGGTTGCCATGTTGAGCGCGCTGCTGACCGCCGCGGCGCCGCCGCCCACCACAATCACCGACCCGGCCGCGGCCAGCCGGTCATGCGCGGCGCGCAGCCCCGCTTCGATCTCGGCTGCGGACTGCAAGATCGGCTGGCGCCAGAAGCCGTTGCTGACGCCGGTCGAAATGACCAGCGCGTTGTATCCCTCGGTGATGGTCTTGCCGTCTTCGGTTCGGCCGAAGACGGTTTGGGCAGCCAGGTCCACTCCGGTCAGCGTGGCCTGCACCGTCCTGACGCCATCGAGGCGGCGGAACCGGTCGAACGGAATCC is part of the Mycobacterium mantenii genome and encodes:
- a CDS encoding MFS transporter, with the translated sequence MSASAQTKTISTHVPARLDRLPWSRFHWRVVVGLGGVWVLDGLEVTMVGNVSARLMERNSGIALDAAQIGMAAAIYIAGACSGALFFGHLTDRFGRRNLFILTLAIYLAGTVATAFAFAPWYFFLTRFFTGAGIGGEYAAINSAIDELIPARVRGRVDLVINGTYWLGSAAGAGGALILLNTSNFPPNIGWRLAFGIGAILGIFVLLVRRNVPESPRWLFIHGRDDEAEQIVGEIEEAVRQETGQPLPEPQGKALRIRQRTAISFREIAAVAFKLYPRRAVLGLALFIGQAFLYNGVTFNLGTLLSQFYAVPSGMVPVFFVLWALSNFVGPLVLGHLFDTVGRKPMITLTYIGSGVAVVALAVVFLTQAGGVWAFIGVLIVAFFLASAGASAAYLTVSEIFPMETRALAIAFFYAMGTAIGGITGPLLFGQLINSGMRSEVVWSFLIGAVVMAAAGLVELWLGIAAEQRPLEELALPLTVEDAERQEDSEPVSD
- a CDS encoding serine/threonine-protein kinase, with the translated sequence MSDAQGSRSGTMFGPYLLKRLLGRGGMGEVYEAEHTVKQWTVAVKLMSHTFSQDPVFRKRMEREARITGRLLEPHVVPIHDYGEIDGQLFLEMRLIEGVDLDSLLEREGPLPAPRAVAIIHQVASALDAAHAAGVTHRDVKPQNILITGDDFAYLVDFGIASAKTDEKLTQLGTAVGTLKYMAPERFSSDEVTSRADVYALACVLYECLTGIPPYGADSTGALVTAHMMQPIPKPSAHGVSRAFDAVIAAGMAKDPGERYATAGALADAAHKALTSPERERADTILERSDTADADIPISPPAPPRRKRTRWPMVAAAAVVTVAIAAVGVWLVLKPTSQPPHRTGSGKTAPPSTAAPTGDQARLISLLPPGYLPGTCTPATPESGSVWVHAVAMVTCGQNTQPGGPTRATYGLFGTPDRLKTAFSDDVGNVSLVNCPGEGRSPVSWHYDETPNNMAGLIACGSYNNHPNVIWSNDARLMLSDVTGDPATVEDLHTWWDAYG
- a CDS encoding serine/threonine protein kinase PknE translates to MGDATADSREGTQFGPYRLQRLVGRGGMGDVYEAEDTVRERIVALKLMSRTLSNDPVFRSRMQREARTAGRLHEPHVVPIHDFGEIDGQLYVDMRLIDGKDLASMLKRFGPISPPRAIAIVRQIGSALDAAHAAGILHRDVKPENILVSADDFAYLVDFGIASATSDEKLTQIGTTVGTAKYMAPERFGDSEITAQADIYALACVLYECLTGSPPYTGDQLSVMGAHVRQPIPRPSAARPSIPAAFDGVIARGMAKDPADRFLTCGDLSAAAYGALAAPDQDRATDILERSQVAAPPAAFAGQAVGGQAAGGQSVGGFAPAPPAPQQQPVGPWPTPPGALLASGAPGLQPTAWSRPPVWTNAAGAATPPWGQLSRASRKPWLWVGVAATLTVALIGVILGVIRPWESKSRPAPVPPPPPPDAVALRVLDDGVFVGSSAAQTTIDLFNEPICPPCGSFIRSNAADIDTAVNNKKLAVRYHLLNFLDDKSHSQDYSTRAVAATYCVAAQNDPKLYAAFYAGLFASNFQPQEGAAEDRTDGELAQLAKTLGADAGVITCIKSGDDLGTAKTKAANGYSTLSADNANSTPFVWDGSTAVNYQNPAWLTKLTG
- a CDS encoding pyrimidine reductase family protein produces the protein MNEPPRISAVPSIIELAPFYADPPDGVRANMIFSADGAAAFGGRAGPLSCPTDQRLLKILRGLADVVLVGAGTARAENYGPVVLSDAAGARRHHEGRAEPPPIAVVSRSGELPDRLFGKPEQPPILVTCARTAARHDRNDDRRHILVAGDDSVDVSRAVAMLRELGMQRILCEGGPTLLDELVQADAVTELCVTIAPKLAASQPVGYRPPAPLAAPVAMHLDHALVCDGYLYLKYRR
- a CDS encoding flavin reductase family protein; the protein is MSDPGTDAFDKLVSLLNYPMYVVTTQAHGTPAGCLVGFASQTSIHPSRFLVGLSRRNHTFRIARDATHLAVHVFDHEHLDVVELFGSQTSDTVNKFDRCSWHRGPEQMPILDDAAAWFVGEILERFSLGDHVGHLLAPVGGSPPKELETWVSFGDVRQLQPGHEA
- a CDS encoding DoxX family membrane protein, translating into MRTLAARMISTLATRAPAAVALIRLYVGVVFACEGILKFLRPASLGTGRFEKAGIPAAGFFGSFDGVIEIACGTLILLGLLTRLATLPMIVDMVGAC
- a CDS encoding APC family permease translates to MHTPAGGDELRRSLGVFDAVVIGLGSMIGAGIFAALGPAAHAAGSGLLLGLALAAVVAYCNATSSARLAARYPASGGTYVYGRKRLGDFWGYLAGWGFVVGKTASCAAMALTIGYYAWPAQAHAVAVAAVVALTAVNYAGVRKSAWLTRIIVAAVLAVLAAVIVAAFTSTAAGTDSLRPTGATIGGVVQAAGLLFFAFAGYARIATLGEEVRDPSRTIPRAIPLALTITLAIYALVAVAALSVLGPARLARSAAPLVDTARAAGAAWLVPAVQVGAVVAAVGSLLALILGVSRTTLAMARDRHLPHALAAVHPRFQVPHRAELLIGVCVAILAATTDLRGAIGFSSFAVLIYYAIANASAFTLGPDEGRPHRAIPVIGLLGCVLLAFAMPLPSVLSGAAVLGIGVAAYLIRRAMKDRSQG
- a CDS encoding arsenate reductase/protein-tyrosine-phosphatase family protein, which gives rise to MPAAGRAAVPPLMQIASHPLRWALLMELSSGDHRVRELAAAVGEPQNLVSYHLRLLRSAGLVDARRSNFDGRDTYYRLDLAKCAKAFGEAAAALHPALAPAPTAQPAARSVLFLCTGNSARSPMAAALLKQRGQGRIRTASAGSHPKAELHASALRVMRDEYGIDLGGTRPQPLAAVSRHRFDCVITLCDKVREYARDHDLATTTHWSVPDPSNAGFPEFRRVASELSHRVDFFLPLLATRAGGR
- a CDS encoding multicopper oxidase family protein; this translates as MALNRRQFCTWAALTAVTGSAAAGAGAACSRPSASGPPGGKADYTLRIGSGKVELAPDRIVSTLTYNGQFPGPLLRFTEGRRTWVDVFNDTDAPEQLHWHGQHVGVDVDGAAEEGTPYIPAHGMRRISFVPGPAGFRFYHTHVVPRADLSRGQYSGLVGPVYIEPAENAGAYDQEVFLTLKEFEPKFSRGGDMAGDFLAGEQEQDLKERGESSMAASLRRGDSPGNEVGYGAFAINGRMLGHGDPLRVRTGQRVLLHVLNGSATETRSLALPGHTFDVVALDGNPVPTRATVPVLWLGAGERISAVVNMTNPGVWVLGDLSDDDRGRGMGMVVEYAGRTGDPQWAPSPPFAWDYRPFGASGPAGVAPPDHTIDLLIEKRNAADNGFNVWTINGAPFAMDTNKPVLDIERGKRYRLRFRNASDDLHPMHLHRHTFEITRFAGTPTAGIRKDVAMLGGYQSMEVDFVADQGGLSLLHCHQQIHMDYGLMLLLNSR
- a CDS encoding FAD-dependent oxidoreductase; this translates as MKRKRVVVAGLGDAGVLAAIRLSRHADVVGISAKPALVSGQELGVRLSRPHDWARDYWIPFDRFRRLDGVRTVQATLTGVDLAAQTVFGRTEDGKTITEGYNALVISTGVSNGFWRQPILQSAAEIEAGLRAAHDRLAAAGSVIVVGGGAAAVSSALNMATTWPDKQIDLYFPGESALEGHHPRIWQRIRARLSELGVGLHPGHRAVLAEDFTGDELTSEPVRWSTGQPQADADAVLWAIGRVRPNTEWLPPELLDERGFVRVTPELRVPGHLGVFAVGDVAATDPLRSSARNRGDALVARNVLADFAGRPLRAYKAPTRRWGSLVGIQPNGLEVFLPTGHAFRFPSWSVERVVMPWIVRWGMYRGVRHNNPLG